A region of the Gemmatimonadales bacterium genome:
CGAGATTTCGGTCTATCGCACCCAGCCGGACTGGGGCACCCCGATCGCGTGGCAGTTCCCCTTCACCTACGACAGCGTGACCACGGGGCCGGGCTGCCCCTACTACCAGAGCACCGTGGGCACGTGGGACGTCCGTGCCTGGCGAACGCCGTCGGAGGACTCGCTGGGATGGGCCGGCACGACCGCGCACGTGACGGTGAACCTGCGCAGCGGTGAGAAGCGCACGGTGCTGGTGCTCGACAAGCCGGGCGGAGGCATCAAGCTGCGGGTGATCGACTAGGACCCAGCGACCGCCCCACTCGCCCGTCGCCAGGGCGACGGCCCCGGTGCCGCGTTTGCTTGACACCGTGCGGTGGCGCGCCTACCATCGCGGAACCCCACCACCGTACCAGCTCGAAGCCGGACGCCGCGAGGGAGCGGGCATGCGCAAGAGCAGGCTCGAGGCGTTCAGCGACGGCGTCCTGGCGATCATCATCACCATCATGGTGCTCGAGCTGCGCGTGCCGGCCGACGCCAACCTCGCCGCGCTCGCCGCCGTGGCGCCGAAGATCCTCGGCTATTTGCTCAGCTTCGTGTTCATCGCCATCTACTGGAACAACCACCACCACATGCTCCAGGCCGTGGAACGCGTGAACGGTGCGGCCCTGTGGGCCAACATGCACCTGCTGTTCTGGCTCTCCCTCATCCCGCTGGTGACGTCCTGGATGGGCCAGCGCTTCGAGGCCCTGCCCGTGGCCGCGTACGGCGTGGTGCTGCTCGCCGCGGCCATCGCCTACTTCACCCTGTCGCGCGTCCTGCTGGCGGCGCACGGGCCCGACTCGCTGCTCGCCCGGGCGGTCGGGCGCGACGCGAAGGGCATCGTGTCGGTCCTGATCTACGTGGCTGCGGTGGGCCTGGCGTTCGTCCGGCCGGCGTTCGCCTGCGCGCTGTACGTGGTCGTGGCCCTGATGTGGCTGATCCCGGACCGGCGGATCGAGCGCCTGCTCGCGCGCGACGGGGACCGTCACTCCGGCTAGCGCGACGAGGTCTCCCGACCGCGGCCGGGCCCCGGCGACCGGACCTCGATCACCTCGACGCCCAAGTGGATGCCGCCGACGAGGCGAAGTCGGTCTGCCCCCGTACCTCGAAGCGACTCGTCCACGTAAGTTCATTGCGGTCTTCCGGCCACCATCGCCTACGAGCGCGCCAGGACTGATGAGACAGCGTCCATGACCCAGGCCCTTCCCGGGATCCACCCGTCGCAGGCGGAGAACGAGCGCCGGCTGGTCTCGTTGTGCTCGAAGCCCGCGGCGGAGGCGCTCGCGATCCTCGGCACGAGCCCCAAAGGCCTGAGTTCCGAGGAGGCGGAGCGCCGCCGGGAAGTGTACGGCCCCAACGAGCTGGCCCGCGGCAAACACCTCGGGTTCTGGGCCGACATCCTCCAGCGCTGCCGCAGCCCGCTGGTCGTGCAGCTCTTCATCATCGCCCTTGTCTCCGGGTTCATCGGGGAGCTGGCGTCCACCGCCATCGTCGGCGCCATGATCGTGCTCAGCGTCGGGCTCTCCTACGTCCTGGACCGCCGCTCGGGTCGGGCGGTCGAGTCGCTGGGCAAGCGGGTGCAGTCGCGCACCCACGTCCTCAGGGACGGGCAGGAAGCGGAGATCAAGATCTCCGACGTCGTCCCCGGGGACATCGTCATCCTCCACGCCGGCTCGATCATCCCGGCGGACCTGCGGCTGCTCGCGGCCAAGGACTTCTTCGTCAGCCAGTCGGCCCTGTCGGGCGAGTCCATGGCGATCGAGAAGTCGGCGGAGGGCCAGCCGGGTCCGGACCAGGCCGTGGCGGACTTGGCGGACGCCTGCTTCCTCGGCAGCAACGTCACGAGCGGCACGGCCCGCGGCGTCGTGGTCAACACCGGGACGCGGACGCTGTTCGGGGCGATCGCGGAGCGGCTGACGGAGCGCCGGGAGGAGACCAGCTTCGACCGGGGCGTGCGGTCGTTCACCTGGCTGATGATCCGCTTCATGGTCGTGATGGTCTTCGCGGTGTTCCTGATCGTCGGGATCACCAAGGGCAACTGGGTCGAGGCGCTGCTGTTCGGGCTCTCGATCGCCGTCGGCCTCACGCCCGAAATGCTGCCGATGATCGTCACCGTGAACCTGGCCAAGGGTGCGCTGACGATGGCCGGCAAGAAGGTCATCGTCAAACGGCTCCCCGCCATCCAGAACTTCGGCGCCATCGACACGCTGTGCACGGACAAGACCGGGACGCTGACCCAGGACGCGGTCGTGCTCGAGCGGCACGTCGGCATCACCGGCCTGGAGAGCCAGGACGTCCTGAACTACGCCTACCTCAACAGCTACTTCCAGACGGGCCTGCGCAACCTGATCGACAAGGCGGTGCTCGAGCGGACCGATCTGGACGTGGAGCACAACTGCCGCCTCGTGGACGAGCTGCCCTTCGATTTCCAGCGCCGCCGGATGTCGGTGGTGGTGGACTACGAGGGCGACCACGTCCTGATCTGCAAGGGAGCCGTGGAGGAGATCTACTCCTGCTGCAACCGCTACCAGGTCGGCGACGAGGTCTTCACGCTGATCGACGTGATCCGCGCGGACCTGTTCGAAGAGGTCGAAGACCTCAACAGCCAGGGCTTCCGCGTTCTCGGCATCGCGTACCGGGAATTCCCCCGCGAGCGGACCACCTTCACGGCGGCCGACGAGAGCCAGCTGGTGCTGCTCGGCTACATCGCCTTCTTCGACCCCCCGAAGGACTCCGCCGAGTCGGCGCTGAAGCTGCTCACGGCGGCGGGCGTGCGGATGAAGGTCCTGACCGGTGACAACGGACTCGTGACCCGGAAGGTGTGCCAGGACGTCGGGCTGCCCGTCGAGCGCATCGTCACCGGCGCCGAGCTGGCGAAGCTCCCGCCCGACGAGCTGACCCGGGTCGCCCAGGACGTGGACGTCTTCGTGAAGCTGTCGCCGGTGCAGAAGGAGCAGATCGTGCGGGCGCTGCAGGCGAGCCACCACGTCGTCGGGTTCATGGGCGACGGCATCAACGACGCCCCCGCGCTCAAGGCGGCCGACGTGGGCATCTCGGTGGACTCGGCGGTGGACGTCGCCAAGGAGGCCGCGGACATCGTCCTGCTGGAGAAGAGCCTGCAGGTGCTGGAGGAGGGGATCATCGAGGGCCGCAAGGTCTTCGCCAACATCACCAAGTACATCCGCATGGGCGCCAGCTCGAACTTCGGCAACATGTTCAGCGTCGTCGGCGCGAGCTACCTCCTGCCGTTCCTGCCCATGCAGCCGATCCAGATCCTGACCAACAACCTCCTCTACGACTTCTCGCAGACGGGCATTCCGTCCGACCGCGTGGACGAGGAGCTGATCGCCCGTCCCCTCAAGTGGAACATCGGCAACATCAAGCGCTTCATGGTCTTCATCGGGCCGATCAGCTCGATCTTCGACTACGCCACCTTCGGCCTGATGTGGTTCGTCTTCCGGTGCAGCGGCTATGCCGATGCGGCCCTCGGCGCGGGACAGCACCTCCAGCTCGCGAGCCTGTTCCAGACGGGGTGGTTCGTGGAATCGCTGTTGACCCAGACCCTGATCGTCCACATCATCAGGACCAGACGCATCCCCTTCATCGGGAGCAGGGCATCGCTGCCGATGACGTTGACCACGCTGGCCGTGATGGGCGTCGGCGCCTGGCTCCCGTATTCACCGTTCGCCGGCGCGCTCGGGTTGGTGCCGCTGCCGCCGGTCTACTGGGCGTGGATCGCATCCTTCCTGCTGACGTATGCGGCGCTGACCCACGTGGTGAAGACCTGGTTCATCGGGCGCTTCGGAGCTGAGTAGCGATGGATTCCCTGCTGGACGCGCTGCAGGAAGGCCGGCTGATCGAGCTGCCCGAGAACAACCGGGACGACGCGCTGCACTTCCTGGCCCACATCCTCGAGGCGGTTCCGTCGGTTCCGGCCGGGACCGACGTGGTGGGGCTGGTCATGGAGCGCGAGCGCGCCACCAGCACGGCGCTCGGCAAGGGCTGGGCGTGTCCGCATGCGCGCGTGCCGTTCGAGGAGGAGATGGTCTGCGCGCTCGGGTGGAGCCCCGCCGGCATCGACTACGGGGCGCCGGACGGGATGCCCATCTCGGTCATCGCCATGTACCTGGTGCCGTCGAACCAGCGCAACCACTACCTGCGGGAGATCTCGCTCCTCGCCAAGGCCCTGACGGCCTACCCGGACCAGGACAAGCTCCGCTCCGCCAAGGACCTCAACGACGTCCGCAACTACCTCCTCGACCTGATCGGCTCGACCAAGGACACCGTCGGCCCCGATGCGCGGGCCCGGATGATCCAGCTCCAGGGCAAGCAGGCCTTCCCGGCGCTGAGCGCGGCCGACCTCGCGAACCTGATCGTCGAGCCGCTGACCCTGGTCGCCGTCCCGGGCACGAAGCCCGTGGTCCTCACCCAGAGCGCCGCCCTCGGCCAGGCCCTCGACGGCGCGTCGGGCCTGATCGAGAAGCTGGACGCCGAGGGGACGTTCCAGAACGGCGGATGGCGCGTGGTCAAGCGCGGCACGCTCAGCTACCAGGGCGGCCGCGTCGTGTACGACTGCCTGGCGCTCAAGCTCCTGGGCGGGGGTCCGCCGCCGCCCAAATAGCCTGCCGTGCGCGGCGGGCAGCCCGCCCGCCGCCGTGACGCCGTCCGCCGCCTTCCGCTACCAGGTCTTCTCGTCCGCCGTGGGTCCGTAGATCGACGGCACCGGCACGTCCAGCAGCCGGAGGTACACCGTGAGCTGGCCCCGGTGGTGCGCGAGATGGCTGATGTGGTTGCGGACCACCACGCCGCGGGGCGCCGTGAACAGCACCCGCGCCCCGTGCTTGAGCGACCACGTCGTCGCGAAATCGGCGTCCGCCGCCGCGGCCAGCGCCTCACGGCCCGCCGTGACGTTGGCGTCGAACCCGCGCAGCAGGACCTCGGTCGGCTCGAAGCTGTAGTGCGCGCCGCTGGCGAGGTCGAGGTGCGGCTCGCGCAGCGTCTGCGCGATCCACCCCGGCATCCAGGACACGAGCTGCGCCAGGTGGCCCAGCGGGAACGACTTCGGGTGGGGCTTCCACTGCCCCTTGTCGCCCGGCACGCGCTCGAGGAGCCGGCGGGTGCTCTTCATCTCCTGGTCGAATTCCGGGATCAGGTCACGGCCGATGCTCATCGTGCGCTCGTCGTTGTCGTTGCTGGATGGTTCGGCGGGGCACTCCGAAGATCGGCATGCGCCGGTCGTCCGGCAACATCGTGGGATTCTGCGGCGCTCCCGACGAGCGCCCGCGCGGTCAGCGCAGCACCACCGCCAGGCCGATGCGGGTCACGTACGCGATCACGTCGTTCGCCGGCTGCCCGTTCACCGTGAGGTCGCCCAGGGCGGCGAGGTGGCTCGCCAGCTGGAGGGTGACGCCGAAGTGGCGACTCACCGGCAGATCGTAGCCCACGCCCAGGTCGAGACCGACGCCCGTGTTCTGGACCGTCTGGGGCTGGGCGCCGCTCGCCGCGGGCGTCACCGGCCCCTGGACCACCCCGGTGCCGGCGCGCACGAACAGGCCGGCCGCGGTCCACGGGTACCACTGGACGATCGCGAGCAGGCTGCGCACGCGCTGGGTACGGCTGCCCGTGGTGCCCGTCCAGGCCTGGCCCTGCACGCCGAGCAGCACGTTGTGCGTCGGGGCGCCGCCGATGGACACCGTGATCTCGACGCCGGTGGCCACGGCGATGCTCGAGCAGGTGGTGCACGTCAGCGAGAGACGGCCGGGGCCGAAGCCGATGTCCGCCCACAGGCCCCCGCGATAGGGGATCTGGGCGCGCGCCGCGGGCGCAGCGAGCGCGAGCAGCAGCGCGGCCAGCGGGGCGGCGCGGCGGCCGGCCACTAGGGCAACGCCGCGGCGGTGGGCCGCCGGTGCGTCTGCCAGGTGACGAAGGCCCGGTAGTCGGGGTAGGTCGCGGCTTCCTCGGGCAGGCCGACGTAGGTGCTGCGCCGCGTGTACCACCCGGCGTACGCCCCCAGGCCGAGCCGCCGTCCGAGCGGCAGGCCGATTTCGACGCTGGGGAGGTTGGTGAAGTGATCGGCCGGTGACCCGCTCACCGAATGCACCAGCGTCCCGTGCCAGCGCGCCGTCAGCAGCGGGAACGTCCGCTTCAGGAGCGACGCCGAGGCGTCGAAGCCGACGCCAGGCCCGAAGTCGTAGGTGCGGGGCGTGCCCGGAATGCCGGCGCCCGGCGCGTCCACGGCGCCGAGCACGATCCCCTCGGCGTAGCCCTCGAGCCGCACGTCCCATCCCCTGCGCAGCGTGAACCCCGCCACCAGCCCGACGTCGAAGCTCTGCCCGCCGTATTTGTAGGCGGGGTTGCCGGCGTACTCGAACTTCTGGAGGACGGTGAAGAAGGTGCGGACGTCGGTGGAGCGGTTCGTGAACTCGTGCGAGAACAGCCGGCCGGCCACCCGCAGCTCGTTGACGGGGTAGGCGCCGGCGCCGATCAGCAGCCGGGCGGTGAAGACGTCGAACGGTTCCGCGTACCGGGTCGTGAACGGGTCGCCGTAGTCCAGCTCCGCGACGAGCGTGCTCGCCAGGCTCCGCCGGTGGTCCGGCCCCGAATCCACGGCCAGCCGGGCGCCGCCCTCGAGCTGCAGCGTCAGCGCGCCGGGCACGCGCGCGGAGGAGTCGGCCGTGACGCGCGTGAAGTCCCCGGCCAGGAGGCGGCGGATGGTTCCGACCGGGTCGAGCGGCGCGGCGGCGACCTCGCGGAGGATGCGCTCCGCGCCGCGCGCCCGGTTGTCGCGCACCAGCGCGACCAGGCGGTAGGTCATCTCGCCCAGGGCGATGCCGCCGAACGAGGTGTTGTAGAAGTCGTTGAGCGACGGGCGGTTCGTCTCGCCGAAGTACTCCCACTCCGCCGAGCCCAGGAAGGCCAGCGGCGCCGCCTCCCAGAAGTCGAGGCCGTTCTCGCGGCCGGAGCGGAAGTACACCCCGCCGTGCGTCGGGTGCATGAACATGTTGGTGTTGAATTCGTCGGTGTCCCACTCCCACCCGCGGCGCAGGTTGTCGCTCCACGTCCGCGGCCCGACCCGGGCCCAGTAGCCCTCGCGCAGGGACCACGCGTTGCGGACCCAGTCGTCGAACCGGTTCAGCACCACGTTGACGGCGATGCCCTCGAGCGCGGCCTTGAGCGGCCGCTTCGGCACCCGAGCCGGGACGTCGCCCGGGGGAGCCGCAACTGGCGGAGCGGGCGGCGCGGCGGCCGACGTGTCCTGACCGGCGAGCACGGGCGCGCGGAGGGCGAGCACCGCGACGGCGGCGAGAACGATCGGCCGGCGGCCGGCGCGCGTCACGGCCCGGTCTCCGCCGGCAGCACCACCCGTGCCCAGACGGGCTTGTGGTCGCTCGCGCCGCGGACGTTCTTCACCAGCCCGACGGCCGGGTTCCCGGCCGCCTCCATGCCCTTCAGAAGGACGTGATCCATGTCCCAGAAGGCCTCGGTCCGGCCCAGATGGTCGGTGGGCCACGCGTAGCCGTCGGCCCGCGCGATCTGGGGGACGGAGCTGCTGTTGAAGTCGCCGCCGAGCACCACCAGCGGATAGCGGCGGGCGTCGGCCAGGACGGCGGCGAGCTGCTCGCGGCGCGCGCGGGGACCCAGCTCGAACATGGTCGCGAGGTGCACGCTGTAGACGCGCACCTGCCGCCCCTCCACGCGAATCGTGGCCGCGACGGCCGCCCGCTGGGTACGGCGGTTCCGGGCCAGGTGCGGCAGGATGATCTTGCGATCGTCCTCGATGGGGAAGCGCGACAGGATCGCGTCGCCGAAGTCCCGGTGGGTCGTGGGACTCACCGTGGCGGGATAGTAGACCCAGGCCAGGCCGAGGGAATCGGCGATCGTCCGCGCGCCCGGCTCGTCCATCTCCTGGAGCAGCAGGATGTCGGGATCGCGCAGCGCGTCGGTCGTGCGAATCAGGCTGATCGCGAGCTCGACGTGCCTGGCGTACTGGATGTTGAACGCCACGACCTTCAGGGTATCGGCGGGCCGCGGTGCCGCCGCCGTGCCACCGGCGTAGCGGGGCCCCAGCGGATCGGTGTAGTTGACTACGGCCGTCGTGCAAGCGGCAAGCAGCCCAGCGGCGACGAGACCCACCGCGCGACCGACCACGCCCCAACATGCTTCCTACGGGCCAGGGACTCAAGGACGACTGGCGTCGGAATTCCGACGGCCGGCTGGGTATCATGAGGTGCCGGGGCAAGTGAGCCGCCCGGCCGGCATCACGTGAAAGGGCTGCCCCCGTGACGCATCTGCTCGATCCTCTTCCGCTCCGCGGCCTCACGTTCGCGAGCCGCGTCTTCGTCTCCCCGATGTGCCAGTACTCCAGCGACGACGGGTTCGCGAACGACTGGCACCTCGTCCACCTCGGGAGCCGCGCCGTGGGCGGTGCGGCGCTGGTCTTCACCGAGGCCACCGCCGTCACGGCCGATGGCCGCATCAGCCCCGAGGACCTCGGGATCTGGAAGGACGAGCACGTCGAACCGCTCGCCCGCATCGTCCGCTTCGTCCACGGCCAGGGCGTCCACGCGGGGCTGCAGCTGGCGCACGCGGGCCGGAAGGCGAGCACCTGGCGGCCGTGGGCCGGCAAGACCGGCAGCGTGCCCCTTCCGGAGGGCGGGTGGACGGCGGTCGCGCCGAGCGCGGTGGCATTCGAGGGGTACGCCGCGCCGGCGGCCCTGGACGAGCACGGCATCCGGGACGTCGTCGTCGCCTTCGCGAAGGCGGCGGCCCGGGCGCGGGAGGCGGGCTTCCGGGTCGTCGAGGTCCACGCGGCCCACGGCTACCTGTTGCACCAGTTCCTCTCGCCGCTG
Encoded here:
- a CDS encoding DinB family protein, whose translation is MSIGRDLIPEFDQEMKSTRRLLERVPGDKGQWKPHPKSFPLGHLAQLVSWMPGWIAQTLREPHLDLASGAHYSFEPTEVLLRGFDANVTAGREALAAAADADFATTWSLKHGARVLFTAPRGVVVRNHISHLAHHRGQLTVYLRLLDVPVPSIYGPTADEKTW
- a CDS encoding endonuclease/exonuclease/phosphatase family protein, with the protein product MVGRAVGLVAAGLLAACTTAVVNYTDPLGPRYAGGTAAAPRPADTLKVVAFNIQYARHVELAISLIRTTDALRDPDILLLQEMDEPGARTIADSLGLAWVYYPATVSPTTHRDFGDAILSRFPIEDDRKIILPHLARNRRTQRAAVAATIRVEGRQVRVYSVHLATMFELGPRARREQLAAVLADARRYPLVVLGGDFNSSSVPQIARADGYAWPTDHLGRTEAFWDMDHVLLKGMEAAGNPAVGLVKNVRGASDHKPVWARVVLPAETGP
- a CDS encoding DUF3943 domain-containing protein; translation: MTRAGRRPIVLAAVAVLALRAPVLAGQDTSAAAPPAPPVAAPPGDVPARVPKRPLKAALEGIAVNVVLNRFDDWVRNAWSLREGYWARVGPRTWSDNLRRGWEWDTDEFNTNMFMHPTHGGVYFRSGRENGLDFWEAAPLAFLGSAEWEYFGETNRPSLNDFYNTSFGGIALGEMTYRLVALVRDNRARGAERILREVAAAPLDPVGTIRRLLAGDFTRVTADSSARVPGALTLQLEGGARLAVDSGPDHRRSLASTLVAELDYGDPFTTRYAEPFDVFTARLLIGAGAYPVNELRVAGRLFSHEFTNRSTDVRTFFTVLQKFEYAGNPAYKYGGQSFDVGLVAGFTLRRGWDVRLEGYAEGIVLGAVDAPGAGIPGTPRTYDFGPGVGFDASASLLKRTFPLLTARWHGTLVHSVSGSPADHFTNLPSVEIGLPLGRRLGLGAYAGWYTRRSTYVGLPEEAATYPDYRAFVTWQTHRRPTAAALP
- a CDS encoding TMEM175 family protein — translated: MRKSRLEAFSDGVLAIIITIMVLELRVPADANLAALAAVAPKILGYLLSFVFIAIYWNNHHHMLQAVERVNGAALWANMHLLFWLSLIPLVTSWMGQRFEALPVAAYGVVLLAAAIAYFTLSRVLLAAHGPDSLLARAVGRDAKGIVSVLIYVAAVGLAFVRPAFACALYVVVALMWLIPDRRIERLLARDGDRHSG
- a CDS encoding PTS sugar transporter subunit IIA — protein: MDSLLDALQEGRLIELPENNRDDALHFLAHILEAVPSVPAGTDVVGLVMERERATSTALGKGWACPHARVPFEEEMVCALGWSPAGIDYGAPDGMPISVIAMYLVPSNQRNHYLREISLLAKALTAYPDQDKLRSAKDLNDVRNYLLDLIGSTKDTVGPDARARMIQLQGKQAFPALSAADLANLIVEPLTLVAVPGTKPVVLTQSAALGQALDGASGLIEKLDAEGTFQNGGWRVVKRGTLSYQGGRVVYDCLALKLLGGGPPPPK
- the mgtA gene encoding magnesium-translocating P-type ATPase codes for the protein MTQALPGIHPSQAENERRLVSLCSKPAAEALAILGTSPKGLSSEEAERRREVYGPNELARGKHLGFWADILQRCRSPLVVQLFIIALVSGFIGELASTAIVGAMIVLSVGLSYVLDRRSGRAVESLGKRVQSRTHVLRDGQEAEIKISDVVPGDIVILHAGSIIPADLRLLAAKDFFVSQSALSGESMAIEKSAEGQPGPDQAVADLADACFLGSNVTSGTARGVVVNTGTRTLFGAIAERLTERREETSFDRGVRSFTWLMIRFMVVMVFAVFLIVGITKGNWVEALLFGLSIAVGLTPEMLPMIVTVNLAKGALTMAGKKVIVKRLPAIQNFGAIDTLCTDKTGTLTQDAVVLERHVGITGLESQDVLNYAYLNSYFQTGLRNLIDKAVLERTDLDVEHNCRLVDELPFDFQRRRMSVVVDYEGDHVLICKGAVEEIYSCCNRYQVGDEVFTLIDVIRADLFEEVEDLNSQGFRVLGIAYREFPRERTTFTAADESQLVLLGYIAFFDPPKDSAESALKLLTAAGVRMKVLTGDNGLVTRKVCQDVGLPVERIVTGAELAKLPPDELTRVAQDVDVFVKLSPVQKEQIVRALQASHHVVGFMGDGINDAPALKAADVGISVDSAVDVAKEAADIVLLEKSLQVLEEGIIEGRKVFANITKYIRMGASSNFGNMFSVVGASYLLPFLPMQPIQILTNNLLYDFSQTGIPSDRVDEELIARPLKWNIGNIKRFMVFIGPISSIFDYATFGLMWFVFRCSGYADAALGAGQHLQLASLFQTGWFVESLLTQTLIVHIIRTRRIPFIGSRASLPMTLTTLAVMGVGAWLPYSPFAGALGLVPLPPVYWAWIASFLLTYAALTHVVKTWFIGRFGAE
- a CDS encoding NADH:flavin oxidoreductase/NADH oxidase — encoded protein: MTHLLDPLPLRGLTFASRVFVSPMCQYSSDDGFANDWHLVHLGSRAVGGAALVFTEATAVTADGRISPEDLGIWKDEHVEPLARIVRFVHGQGVHAGLQLAHAGRKASTWRPWAGKTGSVPLPEGGWTAVAPSAVAFEGYAAPAALDEHGIRDVVVAFAKAAARAREAGFRVVEVHAAHGYLLHQFLSPLSNRRTDRWGGSFENRARLAREVVEAVRREWPERLPLFVRVSATDWVEGGWDVEQTVELARSLGPLGADLVDCSSGGLVAHAKIPVAPGYHVPFAERVRREAGVPSGAVGLITTAAQADEIVRAGKADAVLLARQLLRDPYWPLHAAEELKAAATWPAQYLRAAPAGTARRIAEPAPDGA